A genomic stretch from Pempheris klunzingeri isolate RE-2024b chromosome 23, fPemKlu1.hap1, whole genome shotgun sequence includes:
- the LOC139222942 gene encoding transmembrane protein 184C-like translates to MPCSCAEWRRWIRPLVLVLYALLLVAVVPLCIWELQKDKVGTHSKAWFIAGVFVFLTIPISLWGILQHIVHYTQPELQRPIIRILWMVPIYSLDSWLALRYPGLAIYVDTCRECYEAYVIYNFLIFLLNFLSNQYPSLVLMLEVQQQQPHLPPLCCCPPWPMGEVLLFRCKLGVLQYTVVRPVTTVIALICQLCGVYDEANFSFRNAWSYLVIINNISQLFAMYCLVLLYRALKEELTPIRPVGKFLCVKLVVFVSFWQAVFIAFLVKVGVISDKHTWDWDSVEAVATGLQDFIICIEMFLAAIAHHYTFTYKPYVQEAEEGSCFDSFLAMWDFSDIRADVTEQVRHVGRTFLGRPNKMYFGTVAQPEHTEHTGLLTASSQDPVAVAATSMPSSPTSSGRYQGLGHTPAPHSISAPAGFTSSSWEDDSDGSPPGGGT, encoded by the exons ATGCCGTGTTCGTGTGcagagtggaggaggtggatCCGCCCGCTGGTGCTGGTGCTCTACGCCCTCCTGCTGGTGGCCGTGGTGCCGCTCTGCATCTGGGAGCTGCAGAAAGACAAG gtcGGGACTCACAGCAAAGCCTGGTTCATCGCCGGCGTGTTCGTCTTCCTGACCATCCCGATATCGCTGTGGGGGATCCTGCAGCACATCGTGCACTACACCCAGCCGGAGCTGCAGAGGCCGATCATCAG AATACTATGGATGGTGCCCATCTACAGTCTGGACAGT TGGCTCGCTCTGCGGTATCCCGGCCTCGCCATCTACGTGGACACGTGCAGGGAGTGCTACGAGGCCTACGTCATCTACAACTTCCTGATCTTCCTGCTGAACTTCCTCAGTAACCAGTACCCCAGCCTGGTGCTCATGCTGgaggtccagcagcagcagcctcacctgCCCCCGCTCTGCTGCTGCCCGCCGTGGCCCATGGGAGA GGTGCTGCTCTTCAGGTGTAAGCTGGGAGTCCTCCAGTACACCGTGGTCAGACCCGTAACCACGGTGATAGCACT gatCTGTCAGCTCTGTGGGGTTTACGATGAAGCCAACTTCAGCTTCAGGAACGCCTGGTCCTACCTGGTCATAATCAATAACATCTCACAGCtg TTTGCCATGTACTGCCTGGTGTTGCTGTACCGAGCCCTCAAAGAAGAGCTGACTCCCATCAGGCCCGTGGGCAAGTTCCTCTGCGTCAAACTGGTGGTGTTCGTCTCCTTCTG gCAGGCTGTTTTTATAGCTTTCCTGGTGAAGGTCGGCGTGATCTCTGACAAACACACGTGGGACTGGGACAGCGTGGAGGCCGTGGCCACTGGCCTGCAG GACTTCATCATCTGCATAGAGATGTTCCTGGCTGCCATCGCTCACCACTACACCTTCACCTACAAACCATATGTACAg gaagcagaggaggggTCGTGTTTCGACAGCTTTCTGGCCATGTGGGATTTCTCTGACATCCGAGCTGACGTCACCGAGCAGGTCCGCCATGTTG GTCGCACTTTCCTGGGTCGCCCCAACAAGATGTACTTTGGTACAGTAGCTCAACCCGAACACACCGAGCACACCGGCCTCCTCACGGCGAGCTCCCAGGACCCCGTCGCCGTGGCAGCCACATCGAtgccctcctcccccacctcgAGCGGGCGGTATCAGGGCCTCGGCCACACCCCCGCCCCGCACTCCATCTCCGCCCCTGCAGGGTTCACGTCCTCGTCCTGGGAGGACGACAGCGACGGCTCCCCTCCTGGGGGGGGCACATAA